One Numenius arquata chromosome 9, bNumArq3.hap1.1, whole genome shotgun sequence DNA window includes the following coding sequences:
- the BOK gene encoding bcl-2-related ovarian killer protein gives MEVLRRSSVFAAEVMEVFDRSPTDKELVSQAKALCRDYINSRLIRAGVSWSKPEYNVPVPGGKLAEVSTILLRLGDELEYIRPNVYRNIARQLNISLHSETVVTDAFLAVAAQIFTAGITWGKVVSLYAVAAGLAVDCVRHAQPAMVHTIVDCLGEFVRKTLVTWLKRRGGWADITKCVVNTDPSLRSHWLVAAVCSFGHFLKAIFFVLLPER, from the exons AGTGCTACGCCGTTCCTCAGTCTTTGCTGCAGAGGTGATGGAGGTTTTTGACAGGTCTCCCACTGACAAGGAGCTTGTGTCCCAAGCCAAGGCTCTCTGCAGAGACTACATAAATTCGAGGCTAATTCGAGCGGGTGTCAGCTGGAGCAAACCTGAGTACAATGTACCAGTGCCTGGCGGTAAGCTGGCCGAGGTGTCCACCATACTGCTGCGACTAG GGGATGAGCTGGAATACATTCGTCCCAACGTCTACCGGAATATCGCCCGCCAACTGAACATCTCGCTGCACTCGGAGACAGTGGTGACAGACGCCTTCCTGGCAGTAGCTGCGCAGATTTTCACTGCAG GCATAACGTGGGGCAAGGTGGTGTCTCTCTATGCTGTGGCAGCGGGGCTGGCCGTGGACTGTGTGCGGCATGCACAGCCAGCCATGGTTCACACCATCGTAGACTGCCTGGGGGAGTTTGTCCGCAAGACCTTGGTGACATggctgaaaaggagaggaggctgG GCAGACATCACAAAATGCGTGGTGAATACTGACCCCAGCCTTCGCTCCCACTGGCTTGTGGCCGCTGTTTGCAGCTTTGGTCACTTCCTCAAGGCCATATTCTTCGTCCTGCTGCCCGAGAGATGA